The following are encoded together in the Penicillium digitatum chromosome 3, complete sequence genome:
- a CDS encoding Dynein light chain-like protein: MANSGQHIQQVPQHVTALLSHLTSRPGVQSTLILSRKDGSIIQSTGQLSQTTEENRSSRTAHNPPSTTDSNPLSTTQPTDSSPTSPAVPQPYQPSQAETLAAHIFAFVSSAEALGVSLSRPTPTVKRPSDNHWDVNYDYGNEAGAAREEDRDGDEMDRDEDGEVKLLRMRTKKHEIVVVPDRKYLLCVVHDASSGGGPGAAGSRSR, encoded by the exons ATGGCAAACTCAGGACAA CACATCCAACAGGTCCCTCAACATGTCACCGCGCTGCTCTCGCATCTCACCTCGCGCCCGGGCGTGCAATCCACCTTGATTCTTTCCCGCAAAGACGGGTCCATCATCCAAAGCACAGGACAGTTGTCACAAACGACCGAAGAAAACCGAAGCTCTCGCACCGCACACAACCCCCCATCCACAACCGACTCGAACCCTCTCTCTACCACCCAACCCACCGACTCGTCACCTACCTCGCCCGCCGTGCCACAGCCCTACCAACCCTCGCAAGCCGAGACGCTAGCTGCCCACATCTTCGCGTTTGTCTCCAGTGCCGAGGCACTCGGCGTCTCGCTATCGCGGCCCACGCCTACTGTGAAGCGACCTAGCGACAACCATTGGGATGTTAACTACGACTACGGGAACGAGGCGGGTGCAGCACGTGAGGAAGACCGGGACGGTGATGAAATGGATCGGGATGAGGATGGGGAAGTGAAGCTGTTGAGGATGCGAACAAAGAAACATGAGATTGTCGTCGTGCCGGATCGGAAATACCTGCTGTGTGTTGTACATGATGCCTCCTCCGGTGGAGGGCCTGGGGCGGCGGGCTCGCGCTCCCGGTAG
- a CDS encoding FMN-binding split barrel-like protein produces MMVSRSVSILTGALALLLPLTANGFVVPPPDNLQAFLEQPTSGPNPNYIEDENTLNRPSWFTSTLMARRLLALSPSGVISTNFPESLPPSAHAPSDVAGLSIALREYIADCDGSLPPDLSHNNNGDPTILGLRIGTTFKNIAAGSNLSLQLDWWDHLDEAGPVYPGLPISPAALPRVTLFGYLDNLPSPLPDDAAAALEKCFLEPHPDAKVWLPSASNSPHASFWARLVVTHAYWIGGFGDVQQIGWINLTEWQGIRPHGSLEGVGDGRGWHDVRLPGEKQ; encoded by the coding sequence ATGATGGTCTCTCGTTCGGTTTCCATTCTCACCGGTGCTCTCGCACTACTTTTACCCCTCACGGCCAACGGCTTTGTTGTCCCGCCTCCAGACAATCTCCAGGCCTTCCTTGAACAACCAACCAGTGGCCCAAACCCTAACTatattgaagatgaaaaCACCTTAAACCGCCCTTCATGGTTCACCTCGACATTGATGGCCCGTCGCCTGCTTGCTTTGTCACCCTCCGGTGTTATCTCCACCAATTTCCCAGAGTCCCTTCCACCTTCCGCACATGCTCCCTCAGACGTTGCCGGCCTCTCGATCGCACTCCGCGAGTACATTGCCGATTGCGATGGGTCCTTGCCACCTGATCTATCTCATAATAACAACGGCGATCCAACCATTCTTGGCCTTCGCATTGGAACCACTTTTAAAAACATTGCAGCGGGGTCTAACCTCAGTCTCCAGTTAGACTGGTGGGATCATCTTGATGAGGCTGGTCCAGTCTACCCTGGTCTTCCTATCAGCCCAGCCGCTCTGCCTCGTGTCACCCTCTTTGGATACTTGGACAACCTCCCGTCCCCGCTTCCTGATGACGCAGCTGCAGCCCTCGAGAAGTGTTTCCTCGAGCCTCATCCCGATGCAAAAGTCTGGCTACCCAGTGCTTCTAACTCGCCTCATGCAAGTTTCTGGGCCCGGTTGGTGGTCACTCATGCTTACTGGATTGGCGGATTTGGTGACGTTCAGCAGATTGGATGGATCAATCTCACGGAGTGGCAGGGAATCCGACCACATGGCAGTTTAGAGGGCGTTGGCGATGGAAGAGGGTGGCATGATGTCCGTTTGCCAGGTGAAAAGCAGTAG
- a CDS encoding G1/S-specific cyclin Pcl5, putative — translation MNSTVLPDMSGMDVLGMNISHPSSQMTASHHAHPYASSISSSASSSSSSVFSLDCVSSQSSISSTSTNPVDVIWENESNSQLAGRNPNGACPRAFTKGPASKGDGVVPPELRMHPRRTNSYSSSAPSARPPPCLLRQSERKVNFVDNLVDTASQIVETIWPLSAAAARSDAATGSKGVLPLRTFIQETLRRSRTSYSTLQVALYYLIKIKAHVPTHDFTKEQYRDQSPSRAMQCGRRMFLAALILASKYLQDRNYSARAWSKISGLNTLEINQNELMFLKAVGWRLHIDEATFQRWTDLVLKLTPGAGGPPVAKESEPVVPVSAMVGMDLGLPEYLSPRSLPSNELVRSLPRERTPTVPRPTMLPTPQMTPQSQVSSTPAASVSAYNPRRPSICSAMSQAQNASMARSTLDQRPPQSFSSRTQTYDGYPAAARRSSLARSTSSASSPDSMVSDVSTLSSRSSRSSSVSSNASGTSGSAPARLAVKATLRCTSNSLKESRKSLAINSPINESCLVGVYSSPEYPSSMGSSVPDLSNFSLDSSLSEAAQSLCELSGATPERRQCRKRGRTGSDDLLLQNHVRHLINLGASGDHSVLSDEQFPHSFMMQHGSSTPPVRTGPVSGPAGMKRACCGSEARKIALNPSLRVAEYSN, via the exons ATGAACTCCACAGTACTTCCGGATATGTCAGGGATGGACGTCTTGGGAATGAATATCTCACACCCAAGCTCTCAAATGACAGCGTCTCACCACGCTCACCCTTATGCATCCTCGatctcctcctccgcctcctcctcatcctcatctgtATTCTCTCTCGATTGTGTCTCCTCGCAGAGTTCGATATCATCGACATCGACCAACCCGGTTGACGTGATTTGGGAGAACGAGAGTAATAGCCAGTTGGCGGGAAGAAATCCAAACGGAGCTTGTCCCCGGGCTTTTACCAAGGGACCTGCTTCCAAGGGGGACGGTGTAGTGCCACCCGAGTTGCGCATGCACCCTCGGCGCACCAACAGTTATTCCTCTAGCGCTCCCAGTGCGCGCCCTCCGCCATGTCTGCTACGGCAGTCGGAACGGAAGGTGAATTTCGTCGACAACCTCGTCG ACACCGCATCACAGATTGTTGAGACCATCTGGCCCCTTTCCGCCGCGGCAGCCCGCAGTGATGCCGCGACCGGATCCAAGGGGGTTCTTCCTCTCCGCACTTTTATCCAGGAGACTCTCCGCCGCTCGCGTACTAGCTACAGTACCTTGCAAGTGGCCTTGTATTATTTGATTAAAATCAAAGCTCACGTACCCACGCATGATTTCACTAAAGAGCAGTATCGGGATCAGTCGCCTTCGCGGGCGATGCAGTGTGGGCGACGAATGTTCTTGGCAGCGCTGATTCTCGCTTCAAAGTATCTGCAGGATCGCAACTACTCCGCTCGTGCCTGGAGCAAGATTTCTGGCCTCAACACTCTTGAGATCAACCAAAATGAGCTTATGTTCCTCAAGGCTGTGGGATGGCGCCTGCACATAGATGAGGCAACGTTTCAGCGGTGGACTGATTTGGTCTTAAAGCTGACTCCTGGTGCCGGTGGACCCCCGGTTGCTAAAG AGTCAGAGCCCGTGGTCCCAGTTTCGGCGATGGTTGGGATGGATCTCGGTCTGCCAGAATACCTCTCGCCTCGCAGTTTGCCAAGCAACGAGTTGGTGCGCTCCTTGCCGCGCGAACGAACTCCGAC TGTTCCACGGCCTACGATGCTTCCCACCCCACAGATGACCCCTCAATCTCAAGTGTCCTCCACTCCTGCTGCGAGTGTGAGTGCTTACAACCCCCGTCGCCCATCCATCTGCTCGGCAATGTCTCAGGCGCAGAATGCGAGCATGGCGCGATCAACACTCGATCAGCGCCCGCCCCAGTCATTCAGTTCTCGGACTCAAACATACGATGGTTATCCGGCTGCGGCTCGTCGGTCATCTTTGGCTCGCTCGACCTCTTCGGCATCCTCACCTGACTCGATGGTTTCGGACGTCTCTACGCTGTCGTCCCGCTCTTCGCGGTCGTCATCGGTCTCGTCCAACGCCTCGGGTACTTCGGGCTCCGCGCCAGCTCGCCTGGCTGTAAAAGCCACATTGCGCTGCACAAGTAACTCCCTTAAGGAGTCCCGAAAGTCTCTGGCCATTAACTCTCCGATTAACGAGAGTTGTCTAGTCGGCGTCTACAGCTCCCCTGAATATCCCAGTTCCATGGGTTCGTCGGTCCCTGATCTATCTAATTTCTCCCTGGATTCCAGCCTGAGCGAAGCTGCTCAGAGTCTCTGCGAACTTTCGGGCGCGACACCCGAACGGCGCCAGTGCCGAAAACGTGGACGTACTGGTTCTGACGATCTTTTACTCCAAAACCATGTGCGCCATCTGATCAACCTCGGGGCCTCTGGTGATCATTCGGTTTTGTCTGATGAACAGTTTCCACACTCGTTCATGATGCAACATGGGTCCTCTACTCCCCCCGTGCGGACGGGCCCAGTCTCTGGACCAGCAGGCATGAAGCGTGCCTGTTGTGGCAGCGAAGCACGCAAGATCGCGTTGAACCCGAGCCTCCGCGTTGCGGAGTATTCAAATTGA
- a CDS encoding NCS1 allantoate transporter, producing MKLRISRPHIRVAQGESAFAAGNARWTNRDLDPIAKNGRKWGVRSIIAYWISDALNAATWQFASSMIAVGLTYREALGIIALSFFIISLVIAANGTVGAIYHVPFPVIARASWGFWGSYIAIVSRVILAVFWFAIQNVNGGNAVHVMIGAIWPSFLDIPNDIPESQGITTGGMVGFLIFWLIQVPFLYMHPNKLRWLFTIKSILIPIAWVAILIWSFVTVKGGGGVFAKQAPTVSGFKFSWLFLANMTSVLGVYATLSVNQSDFSRYSRVSSRWQLLYVPTLPILFTFFSFIGIAASSAGQAHYNLSSVPWDPTVLISYWPNRACRFFGAASFALASLGVNISANSLSAANDFTALAPRYISIRRGQILCALLSWCLVPWKILASAGNFLSFMSAYAIFLGPIAAIMMLDFWVINRRRYDTLALYQPNNPIYRYTFPIPGLSGKSISGINWRAVVSFVVGVAPSLPGLANSVNSHIDVGVGVHPFEFGWLLGFVATSIVYTLLSWLFPVQETRIDRAVLPDEIYDRGTVVEGMEADDLDRKDMVADTREKDTEVEKAV from the exons ATGAAGCTACGGATCTCTAGGCCGCACATACGGGTTGCGCAGGGTGAGTCTGCATTTGCAGCAGGCAATGCACGGTGGACCAACCGTGATCTCGACCCGATTGCCAAGAATGGCCGCAAATGGGGTGTACGTAGTATAATAG CATATTGGATCTCCGATGCCTTGAATGCTGCGACCTGGCAATTCGCCAGCAGTATGATTGCCGTCGGCCTCACCTATCGTGAAGCTCTAGGTATCATCGCCTTGTCCTTCTTCATTATATCGTTGGTTATTGCTGCAAACGGTACTGTAGGCGCCATATACCATGTCCCATTCCCCGTGATTGCGCGCGCTAGCTGGGGCTTTTGGGGGTCATACATCGCCATCGTTTCGCGAGTCATCCTGGCTGTCTTCTGGTTTGCTATCCAAAATGTCAACGGCGGAAATGCCGTCCATGTCATGATTGGGGCAATTTGGCCAAGTTTCTTGGATATTCCAAATGATATTCCCGAGTCGCAGGGAATCACGACCGGTGGTATGGTCGGGTTTCTGATCTTCTGGTTGATCCAGGTGCCGTTCCTCTACATGCATCCAAACAAGCTGCGCTGGTTATTCACGATCAAATCCATCTTAATTCCCATTGCATGGGTCGCTATCTTGATATGGTCATTTGTCACCGTGAAAGGTGGTGGTGGCGTATTCGCAAAGCAGGCTCCCACAGTCTCCGGCTTCAAGTTTAGCTGGCTGTTCTTGGCCAATATGACATCGGTTCTGGGTGTTTATGCGACTTTGTCAGTGAACCAG TCTGACTTCTCCCGATACTCTCGCGTCAGCTCCCGTTGGCAGCTCCTTTACGTCCCTACGCTACCTATTCTATTtactttcttctcttttatTGGCATAGCCGCCTCGTCCGCCGGCCAAGCGCACTATAATCTCTCGTCTGTTCCATGGGATCCAACAGTTCTGATCAGTTACTGGCCCAACCGTGCGTGTCGCTTTTTCGGCGCGGCTTCCTTCGCACTAGCCTCGCTGGGTGTGAACATCTCGGCCAATTCTCTTTCGGCTGCGAATGATTTTACCGCACTGGCACCGCGGTATATCAGCATCCGGCGCGGACAGATCCTATGTGCCTTGTTATCGTGGTGTCTTGTTCCCTGGAAAATCCTCGCGTCAGCAGGCAACTTCCTCTCTTTTATGTCTGCATATGCGATCTTCCTTGGTCCAATTGCTGCAATTATGATGCTTGACTTCTGGGTTATCAACCGCCGTCGATATGACACCCTCGCTCTATACCAGCCCAATAACCCAATCTATCGCTATACATTTCCCATCCCGGGCCTCTCGGGCAAGAGTATCTCTGGCATAAACTGGCGTGCCGTGGTGTCTTTTGTCGTGGGTGTTGCACCTAGTCTCCCTGGACTGGCCAACTCTGTGAACTCTCATATCGATGTCGGCGTCGGTGTACATCCGTTTGAGTTTGGATGGCTGTTGGGCTTTGTTGCGACGTCTATTGTCTATACGTTATTATCATGGCTGTTTCCTGTGCAAGAAACTCGGATTGACCGCGCGGTTCTACCTGACGAGATATACGACAGAGGCACGGTGGTCGAAGGAATGGAAGCAGATGACCTAGACAGGAAGGATATGGTTGCTGATACACGGGAGAAAGATACGGAGGTAGAAAAGGCAGTATAA